From one Ooceraea biroi isolate clonal line C1 chromosome 7, Obir_v5.4, whole genome shotgun sequence genomic stretch:
- the LOC105279269 gene encoding 4-coumarate--CoA ligase 1 produces MATHVFRGIQRLARVDVGIRSLTLTLRRATTSSHIKIVSGPNGEKIIPSPFGEISYPEVSINECVWRDSEKYPNQIALECGISGKQYTYAQAKDACYYISRSLHDLGLRKGDVIALIAPNFPETVLAFLGSSLGGLIVTTINPQYTAEEISRQLLKANAKAIITSTAIASVALAAKAACLPPKAPFIVIDDKTGPIPEDSIPFNDLITRGKSLPPVNVDVSCDDVAILPFSSGTTGLPKGVMLTHRNLVSNIIMSNACYHDIFRPTTDTFQEIIPMVLPFFHIYGLNGAVLQRLSSGGRIVTIPKFVPELFLNVMEKSKATILFAVPPIVLFLSASPLVKKHHLEHVHLAVSGAAPLAETDVNRLFEKFNIDSNLFKFRQGYGLTESSPVAFIETGEKFASIGNNVASCEARLVDISTKQDVSTPGQTGELWIRGPHIMKGYLDDEAATKETLTEDGWLKTGDIAYFDTDFSFYITDRLKELIKVKGFQVPPAELEALLRMHPDVEEAAVIGIPHARYGEVPKAFVVAKKDKKSTEDDIKNFIKGKVSDYKELKGGVTFVDEVPKNPSGKILRSKLKNMYKS; encoded by the exons GGCGAGATTTCTTATCCAGAAGTCTCGATTAATGAGTGCGTTTGGAGGGACAGCGAGAAGTATCCCAATCAAATCGCTTTG GAATGCGGTATAAGTGGGAAGCAGTACACATATGCGCAAGCAAAAGATGCGTGCTATTATATCAGCAGAAGTTTGCACGACTTGGGTCTCAGGAAGGGCGATGTGATAGCATTGATAGCGCCCAATTTTCCAGAGACAGTTTTAGCCTTTCTCGGTAGCTCGTTGGGTGGACTTATTGTTACTACTATAAATCCGCAGTACACTGCAG aGGAAATATCAAGGCAACTATTGAAAGCCAACGCAAAAGCAATCATCACTTCGACCGCGATTGCATCTGTAGCGTTAGCTGCAAAAGCAGCGTGTCTTCCACCTAAAGCCCCTTTTATTGTGATCGATGATAAGACTGGCCCTATTCCAGAAGATTCGATACCTTTTAAT GATCTTATAACGCGAGGCAAATCATTGCCACCTGTAAACGTGGACGTATCTTGCGATGATGTAGCAATTTTACCATTCTCAAGTGGCACGACTGGATTACCAAAGGGTGTTATGCTAACACATCGCAATTTagtttcaaatattataatgtccAATGCTTGTTATCATGATATATTCAGACCTACTACAG ATACGTTTCAAGAGATAATACCTATGGTACTGCCATTTTTCCACATTTATGGATTGAATGGTGCGGTGCTACAACGTCTTTCTAGTGGTGGCAGAATAGTTACCATTCCAAAATTTGTCCCGGAATTGTTTCTTAACGTAATGGAGAAAAGCAag GCAACTATACTATTCGCTGTACCACCTATAGTATTGTTCCTGTCAGCTTCGCCTCTCGTGAAGAAGCACCATCTCGAGCACGTTCATCTAGCAGTGAGCGGTGCCGCGCCTCTCGCTGAAACGGATGTCAATAGACTGTTTGAGAAATTCAACATTGATAGCAACTTGTTTAAGTTCCGCCAAG GTTACGGACTAACTGAAAGTTCGCCAGTGGCATTCATTGAAACAGGAGAGAAATTTGCCAGCATCGGAAATAATGTGGCATCTTGCGAAGCACGCTTGGTAGATATAAGTACTAAGCAGGATGTTAGCACTCCTGGGCAAACTGGCGAGTTGTGGATCAGAGGACCTCACATTATGAAAGGGTATCTGGACGATGAAGCAGCTACAAAGGAAACATTAACCGAGGATGGATGGCTGAAAACGGGCGATATCGCATACTTCGATACGGATTTCAGCTTTTATATTACAGACAGACTAAAGGAGCTTATTAAAGTCAAGGGGTTCCAG GTACCGCCGGCGGAATTGGAAGCGTTACTGCGGATGCATCCGGACGTGGAGGAGGCAGCTGTGATTGGTATTCCGCACGCGAGGTATGGCGAGGTACCGAAAGCGTTCGTGGTCGCGAAGAAGGATAAGAAATCTACTGAAGACGACATTAAAAACTTCATTAAAGGAAAAGTCTCCGACTACAAGGAACTCAAAG gtGGAGTTACATTTGTTGACGAGGTGCCAAAGAATCCGAGTGGGAAAATTTTAAGATCGAAATTAAAGAACATGTATAAGTCTTAA